The candidate division WOR-3 bacterium DNA window ATATGTGACCTACCTCCAGAATTCAATAATCAAGAAAGCTCTGGAGGAATACGAAATCGACCTTGTAGTAGGCACGCATCCGCACATTGTTCAAGGCGCGGAATACTATGAAGGTAGAATGGCTTTTTACAGCCTTGGCAATTTTTTGATGCTCGGGGCACGCAACATGTCGACGGTTGAAAACTCACTCTACAAAAAGGATTTCGGGCTTTTCGTCAAAATATTTCTGTCGGATTCTCTTGAAATCGATTCGGTCACAGTTCACCCTGTCTTCAACATGCATTTTCAACCTTATTTTCTTTCCGACTCTGTAGATGTCGCAATGAGAGTAGAGTGGCTGAATAAAATTTCCAACCGACCCTACATGACACCCATTGAAGAGAATATCATTTTCCAATGCGATGGAGTCAGGGGAATCTTTGTTCCTTGAAAAGAAGGATTAAGAAATATTTAGAGGGTGTTTCCACAAAGCAGAAAATATTCCAGATATGCTCGATAATACTCGTAAGTTTATTGAGCGTGTTGATTATTCTCCTCCGTTCAAAACTGGAGGGTTTGAAAGATTACGGTTACGCTGGTCTTTTTCTGGTGTCGACGATTTCGTCAGCGAGTATAATACTTCCAGTTCCCGGTCTTTTTCTCGTTTTTTCATTTGGAGCTGTTTTAAATCCTCTGATTGTGGGAATCGTGTCGGCTTTTGGTTCAGCTCTCGGTGAAGTGACAGGTTATATCCTTGGATACGGCGGAAGAATCGCAGTGGAAGACAGGGATAAATACGAAAAGGTCTCTGAAATGATGAGGAGGTGGGGCAGTTGGACGATTTTGTTTCTTGCGCTTATTCCCAACCCGCTTTTCGACATAGCCGGAATTATTTCCGGAATGCTCAAATATCCTCTTTGGAAGTTTCTTCTCTACACACTCATAGGAAGAATAATAAAGCACATCGTTTTCGCATACGCAGGATTCTACAGCTTGTATTATTTCTTTTGAATCAAACCCCATCTTTCCGACAGTGGGCTGATGTGATATTCTAATAAATAAGGAGTGACGATTTACAAAGGGAAAGGTTTGA harbors:
- a CDS encoding VTT domain-containing protein is translated as MKRRIKKYLEGVSTKQKIFQICSIILVSLLSVLIILLRSKLEGLKDYGYAGLFLVSTISSASIILPVPGLFLVFSFGAVLNPLIVGIVSAFGSALGEVTGYILGYGGRIAVEDRDKYEKVSEMMRRWGSWTILFLALIPNPLFDIAGIISGMLKYPLWKFLLYTLIGRIIKHIVFAYAGFYSLYYFF